The Anopheles coluzzii chromosome 2, AcolN3, whole genome shotgun sequence genome window below encodes:
- the LOC120951798 gene encoding chitinase-3-like protein 1, with protein MTRFVPLWSILLVVACSLLAAVESREVVCYYGTWAVYRQNGGGFDINNINPALCTQLVYAFFDVGPDGSIVPSDATVASGQYNMLAKFSDLKQRYPALKTIAAVGGWSDTDNFTPMATNAQRRATFVRSAVALLQKYRFDGLDVDWEYPTDKGVFVQLLRDLAAAFAPSKYLLTVAVGGTSFEAINRYDIPAIASIVNFINLMTYDLQGDYGVTRHQAALYPGSAALDNSDYKRALNAEAVITYWLSKGAPASKLNLGIPLYGRTFKLANPSVDGVGAPVSGVGTKGPITQEAGILAYYEICSSPTLTRKQYDSAQVGAFASGGGEWVSYDSVESIGQKCNVIAKYGLGGGMVWAIDMDDFAGKCGSKFPLMTALNNCVNRNGGIAPTPAPTPAPTTARPATATTARQVVTTTTTKPVTPSSGVFVCPRDGYFRDPRNCAKFYRCYDGGRQALFDCPSGLYFNEAITACDWPYNVKC; from the exons ATGACTCGCTTTGTTCCGCTGTGGTCAATTCTACTGGTGGTTGCCTGTTCCCTGCTGGCAGCAGTCGAAAGCA GAGAAGTCGTGTGCTACTACGGAACATGGGCCGTGTACCGTCAGAACGGTGGAGGGTTCGATATCAATAATATCAATCCCGCACTGTGCACGCAGCTCGTCTACGCGTTCTTCGACGTCGGTCCGGACGGTTCGATTGTCCCCTCGGATGCAACCGTCGCCAGTGGGCAGTACAATATGCTGGCGAAGTTTAGCGATCTGAAGCAGAGGTATCCCGCCCTGAAAACGATAGCCGCCGTCGGTGGTTGGTCAGACACCGACAACTTCACCCCGATGGCCACCAATGCTCAGCGACGTGCAACGTTCGTCCGGAGTGCGGTAGCTTTACTGCAAAAGTATCGTTTCGACGGTTTGGACGTCGATTGGGAGTATCCCACTGATAAGGGCGTCTTTGTGCAGCTTTTAAGGGATCTGGCGGCAGCTTTCGCACCGAGCAAATATCTGCTAACGGTGGCTGTTGGTGGTACCAGCTTCGAAGCCATCAATCGGTACGATATTCCGGCCATAGCGAGCATCGTCAACTTCATCAACCTGATGACGTACGACCTGCAGGGGGATTATGGCGTCACTCGACACCAAGCCGCCCTCTACCCGGGATCGGCCGCACTGGACAATTCGGACTATAAGCGTGCGCTGAACGCGGAAGCTGTGATTACCTATTGGCTAAGTAAGGGTGCGCCTGCAAGCAAACTCAACTTGGGCATCCCATTGTATGGACGTACCTTCAAGCTGGCCAACCCAAGCGTGGACGGTGTCGGTGCACCGGTTAGTGGTGTCGGCACTAAAGGTCCAATCACGCAGGAAGCAGGGATACTCGCCTACTACGAAATTTGTTCATCTCCCACGCTGACCCGCAAGCAATACGACTCAGCACAGGTTGGCGCGTTCGCCTCCGGTGGCGGTGAGTGGGTCAGCTACGATAGTGTGGAAAGTATTGGGCAGAAGTGTAACGTGATTGCAAAGTACGGACTCGGCGGTGGTATGGTGTGGGCGATCGACATGGACGATTTTGCCGGCAAATGTGGCTCCAAATTTCCGCTGATGACTGCACTGAATAACTGTGTGAACAGAAATGGGGGAATTGCTCCAACTCCTGCTCCAACTCCTGCTCCAACGACAGCACGTCCTGCTACGGCCACGACCGCTCGACAGGTAGTTACCACGACAACCACCAAACCCGTCACACCCAGTTCCGGCGTATTCGTTTGTCCCCGTGACGGTTACTTCCGCGATCCGCGCAATTGCGCCAAGTTCTACAGATGTTATGACGGTGGTCGACAAGCGTTGTTCGATTGTCCGAGTGGATTGTACTTCAACGAAGCTATCACTGCATGCGATTGGCCTTACAATGTTAAATGTTAA